One Triticum dicoccoides isolate Atlit2015 ecotype Zavitan chromosome 4B, WEW_v2.0, whole genome shotgun sequence genomic window carries:
- the LOC119296068 gene encoding uncharacterized protein LOC119296068, translating into MSMAEEQYYGGPRGAPHGLLLAVVVGLVVAGPLFLGDGGEAVTDAIAELLSPVGLLLLPVGLLLLIRLLSSDRGAAALADVFAFGGSPDAVHRVGGSPIGVALMLLLILALLYYRSALFGGGGDDDE; encoded by the coding sequence ATGTCAATGGCGGAGGAGCAGTACTACGGGGGCCCGCGCGGGGCGCCGCACGGGCTGCTGCTGGCGGTGGTGGTGGGGCTGGTGGTGGCGGGCCCGCTCTTCctcggcgacggcggcgaggcggttACCGACGCCATCGCCGAGCTTCTCAGCCCCGTGGGCCTGCTCCTCCTCCCcgtgggcctcctcctcctcatccgcctcctcTCCTCCGACCGCGGCGCCGCGGCGCTCGCCGACGTGTTCGCTTTCGGCGGCTCGCCCGACGCCGTGCACCGCGTCGGGGGTTCCCCCATTGGTGTGGCTCTCATGTTGCTCCTCATCCTCGCCCTCCTCTACTACCGCTCCGCGCTCTTCGGCGGCGGCGGAGACGACGACGAGTAG